ataaataagcCTCTCCTTTCATTGTAAACACaccttttgtttttaataaaatttcagAAGTAATTCAGTCAAGAATTCTCCAAGATTGCAGTTGTTGGTCATGTGTACTGGTCTGATTTTTTGAGTGAAACAAAGTCTAATTCTGTATTGTCATTCAAGATTGCAATCTGTGTTCTGTTGCCTCCAAGAACAGGTCCACAGAAAGAGTCTTCTATGATTGTGTAAAGGCAGCGTTGTGATAAATCATCAGCAACAACATTTGCCTCTTCATACTTggatcaacttggtatcagagcatgaGTAGAGATCAAGGGAATCGAAAAGGCAAAGATCAGAAACGTTTAATCAGGTTTGTTGGTAATAGCAGAAGGGCAAAAAATTACACAGGTAACTTTTTAGTTGGTATTTTTAAAATCGCAAGGAAACTCAGGTACAATTCTGAATTCCAATTCATATTTTTGTTCGTGTTGTTCATTAAATTTCTGGTTCTTGATAAGGGTTGGGCGTTTTATTGATTTTCTGTTCGTTTTGTGTTCAGTGTTTGTGTGCATATGTTGTGGTCTTTTCTTGTTGTGTGCATGTGTTAAGAATTTTTACATTTGCATTGAATATGAATACTGATGCaaggattaaggctttgactGCCATGGTGCAGCAATTAGCCCAAACTGTAGCCAATCTGAGAATACCTAATCAGAATGTGGAGCAAGTTCCCCTGAATGTGCATGGAAATCAAGAGGACAAAACCCTTAGGCTAGAAATCTCAGAATTCCATGGTGTATCACAAAACCCAGATGAGTATATTGAATGGGAGGCTAGTTTGGAAAGGTATTTTGAGTTTAAAGGCACTAGTGAGGAACAACAACACAAAATAGCAAAAATGAAACTTACGAAGTTGTCTGCCATCTGGTTAGATGGGGTGCAGAAACAAAGAAGGAGGGAGAATAGGGAGAGAATCAACACATGGACCAAATTAAAGAAACACTTGAGGCGTAAGTATGTACCTCCCACTTATAAATAGAATCTATTTGTTCAATGGAGCATACTTAGGCAAGGAACCAAGACTGTGTCTGAGTGCATCCAAGAATGGGAATGATTATCAATCCTGTGTGAGATTAATGTAACTGAAGAGATGAGAATAAGGAAATTCATTGGAGGATTGAGGGAAGATTTAAGGGAAAACTTAGAAATCCTACAGAACCTGACCTTTGAGACTACTTACAGCAGTGCACGGGTGTATGAAAAGTATGCTAAGAAGAAGGCCAACAAAACTTACAGAACATTACAAACCAGGGCAAACCCTTCAACCAGCACTTACAACTAGGACTGAGGTCACTAAACCAAACCCTAAGAATAAGGTATTAACACCTGTTAAGGATGTTGTGTGCTTTAAGTGTCATAGTACTAGTCATTATAAGAATGAGTGTCCTAATGGGAGGGCTTTCATAGCTACTGAGTAGGTTGAGATCAATGAAAGAACATGACCTAGAGAAATGTTAGTACATAAGGATGGTCATGAAGAAGAGATCTTACCACCAACTCCTAATGATGAATTAGATCGCTCATATATGCTAACTAAACTAGGAACACTCCAAAGGATTGACCCAAATCAGAAGGACAGTGAAACAGAAAAAGATAGGGAACAAATTTACCCTAAGGAAGAGTATCACAGACTGCTGATAAGAAGTTTTCACACTACACCTAAAAACAAGATATCAAACCACAACATATTCCAAACTAAATGCAAAATTCAAAAGAAGGTGTGTGACCTATTATAAATGGAGGAAGTGAGACAAATTGTGTGAGCAAGGGAATAGTTAAAGAACCAGGATTGAAAACCCAATAACACCCTAATCCCTACAAATTGAGGTGGCTAGATAACAAGGCATAAGGTTTTGTCAAAAGACAATACTTAGTAAATCTGTCAATAGGATCATATCAAGATAAGATACTATGTGATGTGTTAGATATGAGTGCATGCCATGTTTTGGTTGGCAGACCTTGGCAACATGATTTGAATTCTGTTCATGATGGGTTTTCCAACATATATACCATCAGGCATGAAGGGAAGCTTAAGGACCTCTTGCCTCTACCTCCACATAGATCCTTACCTCCTACCAAAGATACTAAGGTGATAAAATTGGTGACCAAGAAAGAGTGCACAAGGGAAATACTACTAGAAGGAAGAATGTATTTGCTGTTCAGTAAGGAATGTGAAAAGGGGAATAATGAACCTCAGAATTCACAGCTTCAAGCTTTATTACTAGAATTTAGTGATGTGTTCCCTGAAGAATTACCTGAGGGACTATCACCCTTGAGAGGTATAGCACACCGAATTTACTTGGTTCTAGGAGCTCAGATCCCTAATAAACCAGTGTATCGAACTAACCCACAGGAAGCCTTAGAATTACAAAGACAGGTCAGTGAGTTGATGGCCAAAGGGTATGTAAGGGAGAGCCTTAGTCTAAGTGTTGTGCCAACCTttttagtgccaaaaaaagatgGAACTTGGAGGATGTCCATAGATAGTAGGAGTGTTAACAAGATCACTATTAAATATAGGTTTCCCATACTAAGGATTGATGATATGCTTGATGAGTTGGCTGGGACACAGTGGTTCAGCAAGTTGGATTTGAGAAGTGGATATCATCAGATCAGAATGAAAGAGagggatgagtggaaaacatCCTTTAAGACCAAATATGGGTTATATGAGTGGCTTGTGATGCCTTTTGGCCTCACAGGAGCCCCTAGCACATTCATGAGACTTATGAATGAAGTCTTAAAGCCTTTCTTGGGAAGCTTTGTTGTAGTTTACTTAGATGACATACTCATATACAGTAAAACATTTTCTGAACATATGTCTCACCTCAGACAAGTCTTGGAGGTTTTGAGGAAACAAAAGCTATATGGGAAGAAGGAGAAGTGTAAATGCTTACAAATAGAAATAGGGTTCTAGGATTCATTATTAATCAGCAAGGAGTGAAGGCTGATCCAAGCAAGGTAGAAGCTATTAGAGATTGGCCTACACCCACCACTGCTACACAGGCTAGGTCTTTCCATGAGTTAGCATCATTTTACAGAAGGTTTATACAAAATTTCAGCACTATCATGACACACATCACTGAGTGCACTAAGAAAgaaagctttgtttggactAGTGAAGCACAATAAGCTTTTGAACAGGTCAAGAGGGCTATGTGTCAGGCCCCTGTGCTTAAGCTTCCAGATTTCACTCAACCCTTTGAGGCAGAGTGTAATGCTAGTGGAGTTGGTATTGGGGCAGTTTTGACTCAATCTAAGAGACCAATTTCagtgaaaaattaaatcattgtAGGTTAAACTATTCAACCTATGATAAGAAATTTTATGCTATGGTTAGGGCTTTAGGACATTGGTCTCTTTATCTAAAAATCCAGCCTTTTATTTTGCATTCAAATCATTAGTCCTTGAAATAAATTGATGCGCAAAAGAAATTGAATAACaggcatgctaagtgggtggaATTCCTACAATCTTTTGACTTTGTGGCTAAATATAAGATTGGTAAAACAAACATTGTGGCTGATGCTCTAAATAGGAAATATCAATTGCCTGCACTGTTAGAGTCCAAGTTCATAgggtttgaaatgattaaacCTCTGTACATAGAGGATCCTGACTTTAAAGTCATTTACACAGATTGTCAATAAATGTTGGTGAAGGAAGTACATGAAGGCACTTTGGGAGGGCACTTTATACAAAAGACCTTAGATATGCTATCTCAAAATTTCTATTGGCCAAAAATGTTGGGAACTATGGGTAAACATATCTTAAGATGTGAAACTTGCATGAAAGAAAAACTGACATTTCACAAGGGAGAATACATACCAATTCCATTTGCACTTAGACCATGGGAGCATACTAGCATGGATTTTATAGTAGCCCTACCTAGGACACAAAGAGGGAAAGATGCCATCATGGTGGTGGTTGACAGGTTCTCAAAAATGGCACACTTCATAGCCTATTAAAAGGTAGATGATGCACATAGAGTAGCTAGGTTGTAGTTTGCAGAGATTGTGAGGTTGCATGGGGTGCCTAAGACCATAGTGTCACATAGGGATAGCAAATTCTTGAGTTCATTTTGGACCACCTTATGGAGACTGTTGAACACAAAATTGCTTTTCAGTACATCATACCATCCTGAGACTGATGGGCAAACTGAGGTTACAAACAGGACCCTTAGAGTCATTTTAAGGACACTGGTTAACAAGAACACAAGGGATTGGGACCTTAAGTTGTGTCATGCAGAGTTTGCCTACAATAGAAGTCCTAGCTACACTACTAAATATTCTCCTTTTGAATGTGTCTATGGTGTTAATCCTCTTATGCTTATCACACTAATTGATGTCTTTTGGTACTAACAGTACAAACGTTGATGCCCAGCAACAAGCTATACTACTTAAGGAAATTCATGAGCAAGTACATAATAACATCAACGCAGAAAATGAGAAGTATCAGAAGAAAGCTAACAGAGGACTGAAAGAGCATAAAAGCTTAAAGGAAGGGGATTTGGTGTGGCTCCACTTGAGGAAAGACAGATTTCCAACATAAAGTAGGAATAAACTCTTACCAAGGGCTGCTGGACTCTTCAAAATCATTCAGAAAATTAGGGAGAATGCTTACAAACTTAACTTGCCAGCAGATTATGGTATCTCCAGCACTTTCAACATAAGAGACCTTGCCAAGTACTAGGGAGGAGatgtagatcaacaagaattGAGGAAAATTCTGTCCAAAGAAGGAGGGGATGATCCAAGTACAGGATCATGTTCAATTATACAAGCACAAGATTTAACCAACTTAACAAACTTAAGTGCAGAGGAGGATTTGATTGCTATTTTACATGGGCCTAGCACAACAGGACCAAGACATACCTTGCACATCACTCACATAGACCAAATCAACAAGAAGTAATCATGCAACAAGGAGTAATGAAAGTCAGTTAATTAGTTAGTTAGTTAAGTGTTTTGTCTATTTTTAGGAGGTTGTTAAGAAGGCTGTTATGACACGCCTTCCCTGCCCTGCCTTCTCCTCTATTAGAAATCTATAAATAGGCATCTCCTTTCATTGTAAACACACGTCttgtttttaataaaatttcagAAATAATTCAGTTAAGAATTCTCCAAGATTGCAGTTATTGGTCTTGTGTACTAATCTGATTTTGTGAGTGAAACGAAGTCTAATTCTGTATTGTCATTCAATAATCAAGGCGTGAACCTTGATTGTGGGTGAGGAAAGGGCCTTTTGTGAGTAAAGCGAGGTGTCCTTATCCGTTGTGTTGATTGCAATCTATTGTGTGGAGGGAGAAGCCTAATCTAGTGATATGCCACCAGTAATATGAGAAAATGTGATTTCAACCTTAATCTAGTCTTCATTTTGACAATACTTGAATCGtaattctctcaaaaaaaaaGTAGGAGTTATATCCACTTTTGAGGGTCTGACTTCTACAAGATAAAGAAGCCATGCATTTACATAATGTCTTGAACGTATGGCTATTGAAACCAATTGTAtgtttaaataaaagtaaattaatagTAGTGGAGAGGGTTTATAAGCAACGAAgattaaagtaataaaaaaattattttgtagtATGTTAAATGAAATTTTGAATACAAGATTTCTTTATATAGGCCTTGACGTGATGccaaataataattacaaccactaaaacattaaaattttatccCTATAATCTAACCATAACTCTTAACTattcatatacatataattaCATTTGTTATTTAAAAGCATTCTAAAGATCTTAAACCTTAACtaaataatttagaaaaatctaGAGGAAATCATCAAAATTGAATTAGTCAAAATAACAAGAATCGAAGTTCAATGATGATTCTAGGGAAGTAGTTTGTTTTATTGACCTTAGTCGGTTTATACTCTAGACTTTAGGACCTAGAAGAGTGGAGTTTCATGCAtagaagttttaaaattttttatggaGTAACTCGGTGGCGTGTGTATACCTAATTACTATTACTATACTACTCTCTGCTCTTTGAAttccataaaaaaaattcatatattttaaaaaaatggtaataaataaatagtgagaatgaattatgtagataaaattaaaaaagagttaaaatgtatgaatgagattaaaagaaagtgatgggccattgtccaaaaataaaaataatacaaattaagtgaAACTACTCAAAgtagaaaataatacaaattcaaTTGGACATTTATAACTTAATGCAATTCCTTTGAATTACTTATATTATTGACCTGTTGAATTATTATCATAGTCAATTATTAGTTATCCttgtaaaattcaaataatgtaATGTAATATATCTACTTATTATGCTAAGAGTTTTGAAGATTGTCCGAAAATTGTCCAAATCCCAAACAATACATTAATTTTCATAAGTTCTTTATAAACTATTTCTCATGCAATCAcatttcaaaattaatatttttttctttgattagtCATTTTTTTAACAATATGAATAAACgaaaatatttcttatatttaaaaaagttcttattaataaaagaaaatatccACTAGTTATATATGTATGGGCAAATATCATAAATTAGCGAATTATAATCACAAGGTAAATTTAAAACTAATGAATATCTATAAATTCGTTCGtcaataagaataattatatgattttaatacgtaatttactgataaatttcaattaaatattattttaggaaatataGTTATCtttatataatttatgatataaatattctacattttttaaatttaaattaaataatatcctTGTAAATAAACACCCGAAAATATTTGTTAGTAGGATCCTAGTCATAAATATAACTAAGTTGTGATTATGTAATAATAAAGCACATGCTAAACATAGTAAAAGAAAGTGAACTAATGATTAATACCTTTTAATATTTCCAAATTCAGTTGCACACAAATACAAAACTAAGGAGTCCCCTCTAATTAAAAGTTAGTAACACAACTCCTAATGATACATCTTTAATTAGTGAAAAGGAAAATAGAAAGCAATTCCATTAGCAAAAATACATACCCTTGAACTTTAATACCTTATGGAAACTGCTTACAGCTGGCTTGGTAaaacgaaaatttgaaatcaataagtgaaaaaataaaaaaaaaattaataaaataatctaagtttcaaatttattccaaaagtaagcgtgaaattctcaaaTCTGAGATTTGGGgccagttactaactgcgaataggtcaaaaaagacaaaatagttgttcgctgttactaatagtgaACAGCTACAATGTCCTGTTTTGTGGAGCAACAGGTCAAAACAGGACACTGTAGCTGTTTGTTGTTACTACAATGTCCTATTTTGACCTGTTGCTCCTCAAAACAGGACACTGTagctgttcgctgttagtaacagcgaacaactattttgtcttttttaactTATTCGGAGTTAGTAACTGCGTACAACCCTAAACCTCAGATTtgaaaatttcacgcttacttttggaataagtttaaaacttatattattttgttaatttttttatttttttacatattgattttaaaatttccGGTAAAACCCTATTGTGTCCCACCAAATCGTAAACAGAAAAGCCTTGTACGTTTACATGGGCCCATTGGGCTGGCCCGAGATAATCCACCTCATGCTCTTCTTCCCCTCTATAAATTCCCCTATTCTTTCTATTCTTGCCATCTACAAAAACAATAACCTCAAAATAGTTGAGTTGAGTAGTTTTtgcttctttttcattttaattttgtgttttcAAAGAGAGGAAGAAATGGGCTCTATATTTGGTGATTTTTTGCTTTATGCAATGATTATAATTGTAATTAGATATGGGTTATTGTTAATGAAGAAACTTAATCACCGGAGAGTATATGCTAAATATGGAGCTAAG
This genomic stretch from Amaranthus tricolor cultivar Red isolate AtriRed21 chromosome 9, ASM2621246v1, whole genome shotgun sequence harbors:
- the LOC130823286 gene encoding uncharacterized protein LOC130823286; its protein translation is MCQAPVLKLPDFTQPFEAECNASGVGIGAVLTQSKRPISKLNNRHAKWVEFLQSFDFVAKYKIGKTNIVADALNRKYQLPALLESKFIGFEMIKPLYIEDPDFKVIYTDCQ